In Nostoc sp. UHCC 0926, a single genomic region encodes these proteins:
- a CDS encoding LysR family transcriptional regulator, translating into MKQATLHQLKVFEAAARHSSFTRAAEELFLTQPTVSMQIKQLTKSVGLPLFEQVGKRLYLTEAGRELFATCRQIFENIAQFEMKVADLKGLKQGQLRLAVITTAKYFIPRLLGSFCELYPGIDISLQVTNHEQILERMSNNLDDLYIMSQIPDNIDVNCEAFLENPLIVFAPVNHPLSKEKNIPIQRLSNEPFIMREPGSGTRRAVQSLFEEHGVTVKVKLELGSNEAIKQAIAGGLGISVLSRHTLLLDASEFSILDVQHFPIQRNWYMVYPGGKQLSIVARAYYEYLLAAAKNFVEQNAVTSSSTLEPIHR; encoded by the coding sequence TTGAAGCAAGCGACGCTGCACCAGTTAAAGGTATTCGAGGCGGCGGCACGGCACAGTAGCTTTACTCGCGCTGCGGAGGAATTGTTTCTCACCCAACCTACCGTTTCTATGCAGATCAAGCAACTCACAAAATCGGTAGGGTTGCCATTATTTGAGCAGGTAGGCAAGCGGTTGTATCTCACCGAGGCAGGACGGGAATTATTTGCCACTTGTCGGCAGATTTTTGAAAATATAGCCCAGTTTGAAATGAAGGTAGCAGATTTAAAAGGGCTAAAACAGGGACAATTACGCTTGGCAGTAATTACAACAGCAAAATATTTTATCCCACGTTTGTTAGGGTCGTTTTGCGAACTTTATCCAGGGATTGATATCTCGCTGCAAGTAACGAATCATGAACAAATTTTGGAACGGATGAGTAATAATCTGGATGACTTATATATTATGAGTCAAATTCCAGACAATATAGATGTGAATTGCGAAGCATTTTTAGAAAACCCTTTGATAGTCTTTGCACCGGTTAATCATCCGTTATCCAAGGAAAAAAATATTCCGATACAACGCCTATCTAACGAACCTTTTATTATGCGCGAACCTGGTTCAGGAACTCGTCGCGCTGTCCAAAGCCTATTTGAAGAACATGGGGTGACAGTAAAAGTCAAGCTGGAATTGGGAAGTAATGAAGCAATTAAACAAGCGATCGCAGGTGGTTTAGGAATTTCCGTTTTATCCCGTCATACCTTACTATTAGACGCCTCAGAGTTTAGCATTTTAGATGTACAACACTTTCCCATTCAGCGAAATTGGTACATGGTTTACCCAGGTGGCAAGCAGCTATCTATCGTCGCTCGTGCCTATTATGAGTATCTACTGGCTGCGGCAAAGAATTTTGTAGAGCAAAACGCTGTGACTTCTTCTAGTACACTTGAACCAATTCATCGCTAA
- a CDS encoding mucoidy inhibitor MuiA family protein, translating to MVNPEIPSWCKTVQSEIVAVTVYADRALVTRRGVVSLTGIEQQLVITPVPETLETESVRVSGTGTVGVRMLGVSCDRIYTTEPIAERVAHLTRQIQQLEAEKRHLQAQVDALALQSSFIAGLREKTEEPFAQSLSRKNLSLSETLDFLNFLGSQYSEYAIASGECKTQQQELDKQLQALLTSLQKIQTPHPKESFNLVVAVEVTGEGEFELELSYLVNRASWTPLYDLRFSTTSDIVHLSYLAEITQSSGEDWIGANLTLSTAKPGLGTLPPKLEPWYIDTLRLHRVRERRSRLAAQPPLLPSIAEPPGAAARADWQEEDEVAEDSLIPAETVAAEVSKEGSVVNFKLNGGGNIPSDGAPHKTTIFNDDYPCSFDYVAMPRLVSFAYLQANVKNSPNGATLLPGKANIFRDNVFIGTTQLENIAPGQEFKLNLGIDEGLKIERDLVERLVDKRLISNQRRITYSYRLIITNLLDKEVNLKVTEQLPVSRDEQIKVRLSRSNPQIQLGEMGILEWQLTFPPQERREIYYQFNVEHPPELTVVGLDI from the coding sequence GTGGTTAACCCGGAAATACCGTCTTGGTGCAAAACAGTACAAAGCGAGATTGTAGCTGTTACAGTGTATGCTGACAGAGCATTGGTTACACGGCGGGGTGTAGTCTCTTTAACAGGAATTGAACAGCAATTAGTAATTACCCCAGTGCCAGAGACTCTAGAAACTGAGTCTGTCAGGGTAAGTGGTACAGGCACAGTAGGGGTGCGAATGCTTGGAGTGAGTTGCGATCGCATTTACACCACTGAACCTATAGCAGAACGAGTAGCACATTTGACAAGGCAAATTCAGCAGTTAGAAGCAGAAAAACGCCACCTGCAAGCCCAAGTCGATGCTTTAGCATTGCAGTCTAGTTTTATCGCTGGCTTACGTGAAAAAACAGAGGAACCCTTTGCACAGAGTTTATCCCGAAAAAATCTCAGCCTTAGCGAAACTTTGGATTTTTTGAACTTTCTCGGAAGCCAGTATAGTGAATATGCGATCGCATCTGGGGAGTGCAAAACCCAACAGCAGGAATTAGACAAACAATTGCAAGCACTCCTCACCTCATTGCAAAAAATCCAAACACCCCATCCCAAAGAGAGTTTTAACTTAGTTGTAGCAGTTGAAGTTACGGGTGAAGGAGAATTTGAATTAGAGCTATCATACTTAGTGAATCGCGCTAGTTGGACTCCGCTTTATGACTTGCGCTTTAGCACTACCAGCGATATTGTGCATCTGAGCTACCTTGCAGAAATCACTCAAAGCAGTGGCGAAGATTGGATTGGTGCAAATCTCACCCTTTCTACCGCTAAACCGGGATTAGGTACACTCCCGCCCAAACTTGAACCTTGGTATATTGATACCCTACGTCTTCATAGAGTGCGAGAACGACGATCTCGACTAGCTGCCCAGCCACCACTGCTGCCTAGCATAGCAGAGCCGCCTGGTGCTGCTGCCAGAGCGGATTGGCAAGAAGAAGACGAAGTTGCAGAGGATAGTCTTATCCCAGCAGAAACTGTTGCAGCAGAAGTATCCAAAGAAGGGAGTGTAGTTAACTTTAAACTGAATGGTGGTGGTAACATTCCTAGTGATGGCGCACCCCATAAAACTACAATTTTCAATGATGATTATCCTTGTAGCTTTGATTATGTAGCAATGCCGCGCTTGGTAAGTTTTGCTTATCTGCAAGCTAATGTGAAAAATAGTCCCAATGGTGCGACTTTGTTACCAGGTAAAGCGAATATTTTCCGCGACAATGTTTTTATTGGGACAACTCAGTTAGAGAATATTGCACCAGGGCAAGAGTTTAAACTGAATTTAGGGATTGATGAAGGTTTAAAAATTGAGCGCGACTTAGTTGAACGTCTGGTAGACAAAAGATTAATTAGCAACCAGCGCCGGATTACTTATAGTTATCGGTTGATAATTACTAACTTACTAGACAAAGAAGTAAATCTGAAAGTAACTGAACAGTTACCAGTTAGTCGCGACGAGCAAATTAAAGTGCGCCTCAGCCGCAGCAACCCACAAATTCAACTTGGTGAAATGGGGATTTTAGAATGGCAGTTAACTTTTCCACCACAGGAGCGACGAGAGATATATTACCAGTTTAATGTTGAACATCCGCCTGAATTAACTGTGGTTGGGTTAGATATTTAA
- a CDS encoding BMC domain-containing protein produces the protein METYNQRSMKTIQGASSQETYQDTALGLVSTRSFPAIVGTADMMLKSAGVHLIGYEKTGSGHCTAIVRGGIADVRLAVESGVQTAEQFGQLVSSLVIPRPYPNLDIVLPITTRFTKLMEEGNYSRLSNQAIGLVETRGFPAMVGACDAMLKAADVHLAAYEKIGAGLCTAIIRGSVANVAVAVEAGMFEAERIGELNAVMVIPRPLDEMEQTLPLASCWIEERQPLNLPVNIKEQVAEIEVLRLPDLTKLPTKITEELWNDE, from the coding sequence ATGGAAACATATAATCAACGGTCTATGAAGACCATCCAGGGAGCGAGTAGTCAAGAAACCTATCAGGATACTGCTTTGGGTTTAGTTTCTACCCGCAGCTTTCCGGCGATAGTTGGTACAGCGGATATGATGCTGAAATCGGCGGGAGTTCATCTAATTGGCTATGAAAAAACTGGTAGTGGTCATTGTACTGCGATCGTGCGCGGTGGAATTGCTGACGTGCGTCTTGCCGTAGAATCTGGTGTCCAAACGGCTGAACAGTTTGGTCAGTTGGTTTCTAGCTTGGTGATTCCCCGACCTTATCCCAACTTAGATATAGTACTTCCCATTACAACCCGTTTTACTAAATTGATGGAGGAGGGCAATTATAGCCGTCTGAGTAATCAAGCAATTGGTTTAGTAGAAACGCGAGGATTTCCAGCGATGGTAGGAGCGTGTGATGCGATGCTCAAAGCTGCTGATGTTCATTTAGCAGCCTATGAAAAAATTGGTGCGGGTTTGTGTACAGCCATTATTCGTGGTTCCGTAGCAAATGTAGCGGTAGCAGTGGAAGCCGGAATGTTTGAGGCAGAACGCATTGGGGAATTGAATGCAGTGATGGTAATTCCCCGACCCCTAGACGAAATGGAGCAAACCCTGCCATTAGCAAGCTGCTGGATAGAAGAACGCCAACCGTTAAACTTACCAGTGAATATTAAAGAACAAGTTGCTGAAATTGAGGTACTAAGATTACCAGATTTAACCAAGCTACCTACAAAAATTACAGAAGAATTATGGAATGATGAATGA
- a CDS encoding transferase: MSVLSLRLSNNFDSYISGEVTIHPSAVLAPGVILQAAVNSKIIIGPGVCIGMGSILQVHEGTLEVEAGANLGAGFLMVGKGKIGANACIGTATTVFNYSIEPGQVVPPGSILGDTSRQIAQTKQPEPSTNNPTATTAPPQKEEENGSGGVKEKVISSTNFSASAFLDFKQNKSISYFKSPTTPKSQSPPVEEPANDPDSTLQEAAQESTKHDSDPNQLTTESPNGFGTQIYGQGSINRLLTTLFPHRQSLSDPNSDD; encoded by the coding sequence ATGTCTGTGCTGTCACTGCGCCTCAGCAATAACTTTGATTCTTACATTAGTGGTGAGGTGACGATTCATCCAAGCGCAGTACTTGCACCTGGGGTGATCCTCCAAGCAGCTGTAAACAGCAAGATCATCATTGGGCCAGGGGTCTGTATTGGTATGGGATCAATCCTCCAAGTCCATGAAGGAACCCTAGAGGTAGAAGCAGGCGCAAACCTGGGAGCCGGTTTTTTGATGGTTGGCAAGGGCAAAATTGGAGCAAATGCTTGCATTGGTACAGCGACAACAGTTTTTAACTATTCGATTGAACCTGGACAAGTAGTTCCACCTGGTTCAATTTTGGGAGACACCAGTCGGCAGATTGCCCAAACAAAGCAACCGGAACCATCTACAAATAACCCCACGGCAACAACTGCGCCACCGCAGAAGGAAGAGGAAAATGGCTCAGGTGGAGTTAAGGAAAAGGTCATTTCCTCAACTAACTTCTCAGCTTCGGCTTTTTTGGATTTCAAACAAAACAAGTCGATTTCTTACTTTAAATCTCCCACCACTCCAAAAAGCCAGTCTCCTCCCGTGGAAGAACCAGCCAATGATCCTGACTCCACCTTGCAAGAAGCCGCTCAAGAGTCTACAAAACATGACTCAGACCCCAATCAGCTAACCACGGAATCCCCTAACGGTTTCGGGACTCAAATTTATGGGCAAGGGAGCATAAACAGACTGTTGACCACATTGTTTCCTCATAGACAATCCTTGAGTGACCCAAACTCTGACGATTAG
- a CDS encoding ribulose bisphosphate carboxylase small subunit — protein sequence MAVRNTAAPPTPWSKNLAEPKIHETAFVHSFSNVIGDVRIGANVIVAPGTTIRADEGTPFYIGENTNIQDGVVIHGLEQGRVIGDDQNKYSVWVGKNACITHMALIHGPAYVGDNSFIGFRSTVFNARVGAGCIVMLHALIQDVEIPPGKYVPSGAIITSQQQADRLPDVQDQDKEFAHHVVGINQALRSGYLCAADSKCIAPIRDENAKSYTGNGITVLELERSSEVSSNSLGAETIEQLRYLLEQGYKIGTEHVDQRRFRTGSWTSCQPIETRSIGEAIAALESCVRNHSGEYVRLFGIDKGRRRILENIIQRPDGDVKPATSFKAPANRGNSSYSSSNGNSNGSSSGKVNGETVEQIRQLLAGGYKIGMEHVDERRFRTGSWTSCKPIEATSTNQVISALEECIESHKGEYVRLIGIDPKAKRRVLETIIQRPNGQVASSGSQKSFTSSAPSARATATSTRLSTEVVDQLRQLLAGGNKISIEHVDERRFRTGSWTSTGQIQASSEREAIAAVEGHLGQYQGEYVRLIGIDPKAKRRVLETIIQRPNGQVASSGSEKSFTSNTPSAKATATASSTRLSTEVVNQLRQLLASGSKISIEHVDQRRFRTGSWTSTGQIQASSEREAIAAVERHLGEYQGEYVRLIGIDPKAKRRVLETIIQRP from the coding sequence ATGGCAGTCCGCAACACGGCGGCACCCCCAACCCCGTGGTCGAAGAATTTAGCTGAACCCAAAATCCATGAAACTGCCTTTGTACATTCATTCTCCAATGTGATTGGAGATGTGCGGATCGGTGCAAATGTAATCGTTGCCCCGGGGACTACGATTAGAGCAGATGAAGGCACACCTTTTTATATTGGTGAAAACACTAATATTCAAGATGGTGTTGTGATTCATGGGTTGGAGCAAGGTCGAGTAATTGGCGATGACCAAAATAAATACTCGGTGTGGGTAGGTAAAAATGCTTGCATTACTCACATGGCTCTAATTCACGGACCAGCTTATGTCGGGGATAATTCCTTCATTGGCTTTCGCTCTACGGTGTTTAATGCCAGGGTGGGTGCAGGTTGCATCGTGATGCTGCACGCTTTAATTCAAGACGTAGAAATTCCCCCAGGTAAATATGTACCTTCAGGAGCGATAATTACTAGCCAGCAGCAAGCTGACCGCTTGCCAGATGTGCAAGATCAGGATAAGGAATTTGCTCATCATGTGGTTGGGATTAATCAGGCATTACGATCTGGTTATCTTTGTGCTGCAGATAGCAAATGTATAGCACCCATTCGGGATGAGAACGCTAAATCTTATACAGGTAATGGTATTACTGTCTTAGAGTTGGAAAGGAGTAGTGAAGTGTCGAGCAATAGCTTGGGTGCAGAAACAATAGAGCAGTTGCGCTATCTATTAGAGCAAGGGTATAAGATTGGTACGGAACATGTAGACCAAAGACGGTTCCGCACTGGTTCTTGGACTAGTTGCCAACCAATTGAAACGAGATCCATCGGTGAAGCGATCGCAGCATTAGAAAGCTGTGTAAGAAACCATAGCGGCGAGTATGTCCGACTGTTTGGCATTGACAAAGGTAGACGACGTATATTAGAAAACATCATCCAACGCCCGGATGGTGATGTTAAACCAGCTACCAGCTTTAAAGCTCCTGCTAATCGTGGCAATAGCAGTTACAGCAGCAGTAATGGTAACAGTAACGGCTCTAGCAGTGGCAAAGTCAATGGCGAAACTGTAGAGCAAATCCGCCAACTTCTGGCAGGTGGTTACAAAATTGGCATGGAACACGTAGATGAGCGCCGCTTCCGAACTGGTTCCTGGACTAGTTGCAAGCCAATTGAAGCAACTTCCACAAATCAAGTAATCTCCGCCTTGGAAGAATGTATAGAAAGCCATAAAGGCGAGTATGTGCGTTTAATCGGCATTGATCCCAAAGCCAAACGGCGGGTATTAGAGACCATTATCCAACGTCCAAATGGTCAAGTAGCCTCCTCTGGCAGTCAAAAATCATTTACTAGCAGTGCACCCTCTGCTAGGGCAACAGCTACCAGTACTCGCTTAAGTACTGAAGTAGTAGACCAACTCCGGCAATTATTGGCTGGCGGCAATAAAATTAGCATTGAACACGTAGATGAGCGCCGCTTCCGGACTGGTTCCTGGACTAGTACTGGTCAAATTCAAGCCTCTTCAGAAAGAGAAGCGATCGCAGCCGTAGAAGGACACCTCGGCCAATACCAAGGGGAATATGTGCGCTTAATTGGTATTGACCCCAAAGCCAAACGGCGGGTATTAGAGACAATTATTCAACGTCCAAATGGTCAAGTAGCCTCCTCTGGCAGTGAGAAATCATTTACTAGCAATACACCCTCTGCTAAAGCAACCGCAACAGCTAGCAGTACCCGCTTGAGTACTGAAGTAGTAAATCAACTCCGGCAATTATTGGCTAGCGGCTCTAAAATTAGCATTGAACACGTAGACCAACGGCGGTTCCGGACTGGTTCCTGGACTAGTACCGGTCAAATTCAAGCCTCCTCAGAAAGAGAAGCGATCGCAGCCGTAGAAAGACACCTCGGCGAATACCAAGGAGAATATGTGCGCTTAATTGGTATTGACCCTAAAGCCAAACGTCGGGTATTGGAAACGATTATCCAACGACCTTAA
- a CDS encoding EutN/CcmL family microcompartment protein, protein MQVAKVRGTVVSTQKDPSLRGVKLLLLQLVDEDGNILPQYEVAADSVGAGVDEWVLVSRGSAARKVVGNEQRPLDAVVVAIIDTIHVEDRLIYSKKDQYR, encoded by the coding sequence CTAAAGTTCGCGGCACAGTAGTTAGCACCCAAAAAGATCCAAGTCTTAGAGGTGTCAAACTACTGTTGTTACAATTAGTAGATGAAGACGGAAACATCCTTCCACAATATGAGGTAGCAGCAGATAGTGTGGGAGCAGGAGTAGATGAGTGGGTACTTGTCAGTCGTGGCAGTGCTGCTCGTAAAGTTGTTGGCAATGAACAGCGACCATTAGATGCAGTGGTAGTAGCGATCATAGATACCATTCACGTTGAAGATCGCCTGATCTACAGCAAAAAAGATCAATATCGATAG